The Nocardioides panzhihuensis genome has a segment encoding these proteins:
- the cobT gene encoding nicotinate-nucleotide--dimethylbenzimidazole phosphoribosyltransferase, translating to MTIQTPNEDVRRAATERLGALATPPGALGRLGELAVWMTACQGEVPPRPVENVRLVIFAGDHGVAQHGVSAFPPAITGAMVRTFLSGRAGVSALAKAHGVQVRVLDLGVDEEFEDLDAATREALTRHKIRRASGAIHLEDALTAEETARALAAGAAVAREEIAAGAQLLISGDMGIGNTTPAAAMVAAGLGLPASEVTGRGTGIGEDAMRTKTDVITTALARAGERADDPIETLAALGSADLAATTGYLLEAARNGVPVLLDGLMSVACALTADRIEPGAAKWYAAGHRSTEPAQSLALEKLGLEPLLDLDLRLGEGSGAVAAVPVVRSAVALLRDVALLSELAPGEPA from the coding sequence GTGACGATCCAGACGCCGAACGAAGACGTACGCCGCGCAGCCACCGAGCGGCTGGGCGCGCTGGCCACGCCGCCGGGTGCCCTGGGCCGCCTCGGCGAGCTGGCGGTCTGGATGACGGCATGCCAGGGCGAGGTGCCGCCGCGGCCGGTCGAGAACGTCCGGCTGGTGATCTTCGCCGGGGACCACGGCGTCGCGCAGCACGGGGTCTCGGCGTTCCCGCCGGCGATCACGGGCGCGATGGTGCGTACGTTCCTGAGCGGACGTGCCGGGGTCAGCGCGCTCGCGAAGGCGCACGGCGTGCAGGTCCGGGTGCTCGACCTCGGTGTCGACGAGGAGTTCGAGGATCTCGACGCGGCGACCCGGGAGGCGCTGACCCGCCACAAGATCCGGCGGGCGAGCGGCGCGATCCACCTCGAGGACGCTTTGACCGCCGAGGAGACCGCGCGAGCGCTGGCGGCCGGCGCCGCCGTGGCCCGCGAGGAGATCGCCGCCGGAGCACAGCTGCTGATCAGTGGTGACATGGGCATCGGCAACACCACCCCTGCGGCGGCGATGGTGGCCGCCGGGCTCGGGCTGCCCGCGAGCGAGGTCACCGGTCGCGGGACGGGCATCGGCGAAGACGCGATGCGGACCAAGACCGACGTCATCACCACCGCCCTCGCGCGTGCCGGTGAACGCGCCGACGACCCGATCGAGACCCTCGCCGCGCTCGGCAGCGCCGACCTCGCCGCGACGACCGGCTACCTCCTCGAGGCCGCCCGCAACGGCGTCCCCGTCCTCCTCGACGGTCTGATGAGCGTCGCGTGCGCGCTCACCGCCGACCGGATCGAGCCTGGCGCCGCGAAGTGGTACGCCGCCGGTCACCGCTCCACCGAGCCGGCCCAGTCGCTAGCCTTGGAGAAGCTCGGCCTGGAGCCGCTGCTCGACCTCGACCTGCGGCTCGGCGAGGGCTCCGGTGCGGTCGCCGCGGTGCCGGTCGTCCGCAGTGCCGTCGCACTGCTGCGCGACGTCGCCCTGCTCTCCGAGCTCGCTCCGGGAGAGCCTGCCTGA
- a CDS encoding helix-turn-helix domain-containing protein, translated as MSNNIVYVDEPDRVAAALSPLRRQLLGHLREPTSASQLAAALDLSRQRVNYHLRALESAGLVELVEERQRRGFVERILRAKPGAFVVDPSVMGRGSESAENAGRIQDQFAAGHLVGVAAATVRDVARMQVKADEQGKRLLTFTIEAAVRFADAADVHRFTEELSEALRRTAEGFDSPTGRHYRVIIGGHPAPAAATDPTEQEQSNE; from the coding sequence GTGAGCAACAACATCGTCTATGTCGATGAGCCGGACCGGGTGGCCGCGGCGCTGTCGCCTCTTCGTCGGCAGCTGCTCGGTCACCTGCGCGAGCCCACGTCGGCCAGCCAGCTCGCCGCGGCGCTCGATCTTTCTCGCCAGCGGGTCAACTACCACCTGCGGGCACTCGAGTCGGCGGGGCTGGTGGAGCTGGTCGAGGAGCGGCAGCGCCGGGGATTCGTCGAGCGGATCCTCCGCGCGAAGCCGGGTGCGTTCGTGGTCGACCCGTCGGTGATGGGCCGCGGGTCCGAGTCCGCCGAGAACGCGGGGCGGATCCAGGACCAGTTCGCTGCCGGGCACCTCGTCGGGGTGGCCGCCGCCACGGTGCGGGATGTGGCCCGCATGCAGGTCAAGGCGGACGAGCAGGGGAAGCGGCTGCTCACGTTCACGATCGAGGCGGCGGTGCGCTTCGCTGACGCCGCCGACGTGCACAGATTCACCGAGGAGCTGAGCGAAGCGCTTCGACGTACGGCCGAGGGCTTCGACAGTCCGACCGGTCGCCACTACCGCGTGATCATCGGGGGGCATCCCGCCCCGGCTGCGGCGACAGACCCAACCGAACAGGAGCAGAGCAATGAATGA
- the pcaG gene encoding protocatechuate 3,4-dioxygenase subunit alpha, which translates to MSTPRIPTPGQTIGPFFGYALPYEGDADLVPPGSPGSIRLHGWVYDGAGNPIPDALIEIWQTDAEGNVPQAEGSLLRDGWTFTGWGRAAADLNGHYTFSTVLPGPSEEGKAPFIGVTVFARGLLDKLHTRIYLPEHPANTGDALLVSLSEDERATLVATADATGLRFDIHLQGDRETTFLTYG; encoded by the coding sequence GTGAGCACCCCTAGGATTCCCACCCCCGGGCAGACGATCGGCCCGTTCTTCGGCTACGCGCTCCCCTACGAGGGCGACGCGGACCTGGTCCCGCCCGGCAGCCCGGGCTCGATCCGGCTGCACGGCTGGGTCTACGACGGCGCCGGGAACCCGATCCCCGACGCCCTGATCGAGATCTGGCAGACCGACGCCGAGGGCAACGTCCCCCAGGCCGAGGGCTCGCTGCTCCGTGACGGCTGGACCTTCACCGGCTGGGGCCGCGCCGCCGCCGACCTGAACGGCCACTACACGTTCTCGACGGTGCTGCCCGGTCCCTCCGAGGAGGGCAAGGCGCCGTTCATCGGCGTCACCGTCTTCGCCCGTGGTCTGCTCGACAAGCTGCACACCCGGATCTACCTGCCCGAGCACCCCGCCAACACCGGTGACGCCCTGCTGGTGTCGCTGTCCGAGGACGAGCGTGCGACGCTGGTGGCCACTGCGGACGCAACCGGCTTGCGATTCGACATCCACCTCCAGGGCGACCGCGAGACCACTTTTCTTACCTACGGTTGA
- the cobU gene encoding bifunctional adenosylcobinamide kinase/adenosylcobinamide-phosphate guanylyltransferase gives MRILVTGGVRSGKSRHAESLLAATPSVAYVAPGPTLEEEPDPDWAARLASHRARRPARWRTVESRDLAGALTKGLAAGDAVIVDCLGTWLTAVMDARELWESTSEEATAVVSALVDDAAAVLEQQRGDVVLVTNEVGLGVVPAHRSGRLFRDLLGLVNQRLAAACDEVHLVIAGRVLKL, from the coding sequence ATGAGGATTCTGGTGACCGGTGGGGTGCGGTCGGGGAAGTCGCGGCACGCCGAGTCGCTGCTCGCGGCGACGCCGTCGGTGGCGTACGTCGCGCCGGGGCCGACGCTCGAGGAGGAGCCGGACCCGGACTGGGCTGCCCGGCTGGCCTCGCATCGGGCCAGGCGGCCGGCCCGGTGGCGTACGGTCGAGTCGCGGGATCTCGCTGGGGCTCTGACCAAGGGGCTGGCCGCGGGCGACGCCGTGATCGTCGACTGCCTGGGCACCTGGCTCACCGCCGTCATGGACGCCCGCGAGCTGTGGGAGTCCACCTCGGAGGAGGCGACCGCGGTCGTCTCCGCGCTGGTCGATGACGCGGCAGCGGTGCTCGAGCAGCAGCGCGGCGATGTGGTCCTGGTGACCAACGAGGTCGGTCTCGGGGTCGTGCCGGCCCATCGCTCGGGCCGCCTCTTCCGCGACCTGCTCGGGCTGGTCAACCAGCGGCTGGCAGCGGCCTGCGACGAGGTGCATCTCGTCATCGCCGGGCGAGTCCTGAAGCTCTAG
- a CDS encoding IclR family transcriptional regulator has protein sequence MAGGSAGRTVASRVLGLIGAFDPDHRRLTLSELAARADLSLPTAHRLVAELVEWGALLRDEDGTYAVGRRLWDAGLLAPVATDLRSVAAPFLHDLYGATLETVHLAVREDDHVLYLETLRGTRNVPIVSSVGSRLPMYSTGVGKVLLAHAPEDVRSRVLSGPLKPFTRHTITTPGLLRRQLDRVITEGYATTAEEMTLGACSVAVPIRTSSGVVVGSLGIVVSDLRRNRLRLVSALKVAAQGASRALP, from the coding sequence ATGGCTGGCGGCAGCGCAGGCCGCACGGTCGCGTCCCGGGTCCTCGGCCTCATCGGCGCCTTCGACCCCGACCACCGCCGGCTCACCCTGAGCGAGCTCGCCGCCCGGGCGGACCTCTCCCTCCCGACCGCCCACCGGCTGGTCGCCGAGCTGGTCGAGTGGGGTGCCCTGTTGCGCGATGAGGACGGGACGTACGCCGTCGGCCGACGCCTGTGGGACGCCGGCCTGCTCGCCCCGGTCGCCACCGACCTCCGCTCGGTCGCGGCCCCGTTCCTCCACGACCTCTACGGCGCCACGCTGGAGACGGTCCATCTCGCCGTCCGCGAGGACGACCACGTCCTCTACCTCGAGACGCTGCGCGGCACCCGCAACGTACCCATCGTCTCCTCCGTCGGCTCTCGCCTGCCGATGTACTCCACCGGCGTCGGCAAGGTGCTGCTGGCCCATGCCCCCGAGGACGTACGCAGCCGAGTGCTGTCCGGGCCGCTGAAGCCGTTCACCCGCCACACCATCACCACACCCGGCCTGCTGCGCCGCCAGCTCGACCGGGTGATCACCGAGGGGTACGCGACCACCGCCGAGGAGATGACCCTAGGCGCCTGCTCGGTCGCCGTCCCGATCAGGACCTCGTCCGGCGTCGTCGTCGGCTCCCTCGGCATCGTCGTCTCCGACCTGCGGCGCAACCGCCTCCGCCTCGTCTCCGCCCTGAAGGTCGCCGCCCAGGGCGCCTCCCGCGCCCTCCCGTAG
- a CDS encoding phytoene desaturase family protein, translated as MTQTATVVGAGPNGLAAAIVLARRGVKVVVLEAAETVGGGTRTAELTAPGLRHDICSAIHPLGVASPFLRELELEKYGLAWRYPEIELAHPLDGDQAALLHRSIEETAAGLGADGRRWEQVFGPVVRDFDSIADHVLGPILRLPRHPFRMAAFGVRAAPPATVLARAFREERAKALFAGCAAHAFQPLHRPGTAAVGTMLLVSGHRYGWPVAEGGSHAITLAMAQLLEELGGTIVTGTTVRALADLPESDVTLFDTSPEALADIAGAALPPRSRRAMRRWKYGPAAYKLDLAVRGPIPWRDPEIARAGTVHLGGTIAEVADSEREIAAGRMPERPFVLLGQQYVADPSRSAGDLNPVWAYAQVPHAYEGDATDAVLAQIERFAPGFRSQIVDTHVTTPADYAAYNLNYVGGDIGTGANTLRQLIIRPTLATYDTGIPGMFLCSAATPPSAGVHGMCGYHAAHRALRHLSEA; from the coding sequence ATGACGCAAACTGCGACCGTCGTCGGCGCCGGACCCAACGGCCTGGCGGCCGCGATCGTGCTCGCCCGGCGCGGCGTGAAGGTCGTCGTGCTGGAGGCTGCGGAGACGGTCGGCGGCGGCACTCGCACGGCCGAGCTGACCGCGCCCGGGCTGCGTCACGACATCTGCTCGGCGATCCATCCGCTCGGGGTGGCGTCGCCGTTCCTGCGTGAGCTCGAGCTGGAGAAGTACGGCCTGGCCTGGCGTTATCCCGAGATCGAGCTCGCCCATCCCCTCGACGGGGACCAGGCCGCGCTGCTGCACCGCTCCATCGAGGAGACCGCCGCCGGTCTGGGGGCCGACGGCCGGCGCTGGGAGCAGGTGTTCGGCCCGGTCGTACGAGACTTCGACTCGATCGCCGACCACGTCCTCGGTCCGATACTGCGTCTTCCCCGCCACCCGTTCCGCATGGCCGCCTTCGGGGTGCGGGCAGCGCCGCCGGCCACCGTGCTCGCCCGGGCCTTTCGTGAGGAGCGTGCGAAGGCGCTCTTCGCCGGCTGCGCCGCGCACGCTTTCCAGCCGCTGCACCGCCCGGGCACGGCCGCGGTGGGCACCATGCTCCTGGTCAGCGGACATCGCTACGGCTGGCCGGTCGCCGAGGGCGGTTCGCACGCCATCACCCTCGCCATGGCGCAGCTTCTCGAGGAGCTCGGCGGCACGATCGTCACCGGCACCACGGTCCGCGCCCTCGCCGACCTGCCCGAGTCCGATGTCACCTTGTTCGACACCAGCCCCGAAGCCCTCGCCGACATCGCCGGCGCCGCTCTCCCCCCGCGGTCACGCCGGGCGATGCGGAGATGGAAGTACGGCCCCGCGGCGTACAAGCTCGATCTGGCCGTCCGCGGCCCGATCCCGTGGCGCGACCCGGAGATCGCCCGCGCGGGGACGGTCCATCTCGGTGGGACCATCGCCGAGGTGGCGGACAGCGAGCGGGAGATCGCAGCCGGCCGGATGCCGGAGCGGCCGTTCGTGCTGCTGGGCCAGCAGTACGTCGCCGACCCGTCCCGCTCGGCCGGCGACCTGAACCCCGTCTGGGCCTACGCCCAGGTGCCGCACGCCTACGAGGGCGACGCGACCGATGCCGTGCTCGCCCAGATCGAGCGCTTCGCTCCTGGCTTCCGGTCCCAGATCGTCGACACCCACGTCACCACGCCGGCCGACTATGCGGCGTACAACCTCAACTACGTCGGCGGCGACATCGGCACCGGCGCCAACACCCTGCGCCAGCTCATCATCCGTCCCACGCTCGCCACCTACGACACCGGCATCCCCGGGATGTTCCTCTGCTCCGCGGCCACCCCGCCGAGTGCCGGCGTCCACGGCATGTGCGGTTACCACGCCGCTCACCGCGCTCTGCGCCACCTGAGCGAGGCATAG
- a CDS encoding adenosylcobinamide-GDP ribazoletransferase, translated as MLVRDAWRLAVGTLTAMPVPPPEHVDRRRAGVAMVLAPLASLPLALGAAAIALLGQLAGLPHLVTALLAIGVVVVGNRALHLDGLADTVDGMAASYDRERSLEVMKTGTSGPAGVTAIVLVLGLQVAGLASVLAGEGGVRLAVLVLVAVCASRAALAMCCTRGIRPAREDGLGRTFTQTVPPLVTVLVWTVVAAALAGAGAWAGLPWWRGALAVAVAAAVVGAIILRAIRRFGGVTGDVFGAAVEAALAALLVTLA; from the coding sequence ATGCTCGTGCGGGACGCCTGGCGTCTCGCGGTCGGCACGCTGACCGCGATGCCCGTGCCGCCTCCTGAGCACGTCGACCGTCGCCGGGCCGGGGTAGCGATGGTGCTGGCGCCGCTGGCCTCGCTGCCGCTCGCGCTAGGTGCGGCCGCTATCGCACTCCTGGGGCAGCTCGCCGGGCTGCCGCACCTGGTCACCGCCCTGCTCGCGATCGGCGTCGTGGTCGTCGGCAACCGGGCGCTCCACCTCGACGGTCTCGCCGACACGGTCGACGGGATGGCCGCCTCCTACGACCGCGAGCGTTCGCTGGAGGTCATGAAGACCGGCACCTCCGGCCCTGCCGGCGTCACCGCGATCGTCCTCGTCCTCGGTCTCCAGGTGGCGGGGCTGGCCTCGGTGCTGGCGGGGGAGGGCGGCGTACGCCTGGCCGTCCTCGTCCTCGTCGCCGTCTGTGCCTCGCGCGCGGCGCTGGCGATGTGCTGCACCCGCGGCATCAGGCCGGCGCGTGAGGACGGTCTGGGGCGTACGTTCACCCAGACCGTGCCGCCCCTCGTCACGGTTCTCGTCTGGACCGTCGTCGCCGCCGCGCTCGCCGGCGCCGGCGCCTGGGCGGGCCTGCCGTGGTGGCGAGGCGCCCTTGCGGTCGCCGTTGCCGCAGCCGTCGTCGGCGCGATCATCCTCCGGGCGATCCGGCGGTTCGGGGGAGTGACCGGCGACGTCTTCGGCGCAGCCGTCGAGGCGGCGCTGGCAGCGCTGCTCGTCACCTTGGCCTGA
- a CDS encoding GNAT family N-acetyltransferase translates to MPQAHLRTERLELVPLSEEHLPFLVELNSDPVVLRYLFTRALTPEETEERMHRWIRAAKETDGQGKWIAYAAGEPVGLYMLEPPDDPPRTDAAELGYRLPQRHWRKGYAKEGSLELLRHGLEDLGVDRVIAQTMAVNEASRATMVAVGMSFARSFHQDFDEPLAGHTEGEVEYEITRAQWLASRPG, encoded by the coding sequence ATGCCACAGGCCCATCTGCGCACCGAGCGCCTCGAGCTGGTCCCGCTGAGCGAGGAGCACCTGCCGTTCCTCGTCGAGCTCAACTCCGATCCGGTGGTGCTCCGCTATCTGTTCACCCGCGCGCTGACGCCGGAGGAGACCGAGGAGCGGATGCACCGGTGGATCCGGGCGGCGAAGGAGACCGACGGGCAGGGCAAGTGGATCGCGTACGCCGCCGGGGAGCCGGTCGGGCTCTACATGCTCGAGCCACCCGACGACCCGCCGCGCACCGATGCCGCCGAGCTCGGCTATCGGCTCCCGCAGCGCCACTGGCGCAAGGGCTACGCGAAGGAAGGCTCGCTCGAGCTGCTCCGACACGGGTTGGAGGACCTCGGCGTCGACCGGGTGATCGCGCAGACGATGGCCGTCAACGAGGCCTCGCGCGCGACGATGGTCGCGGTCGGGATGAGCTTCGCACGCAGCTTCCACCAGGACTTCGACGAGCCGCTCGCCGGGCACACCGAGGGCGAGGTCGAGTACGAGATCACCCGCGCGCAGTGGCTCGCGAGCCGGCCGGGGTAG
- a CDS encoding SRPBCC family protein translates to MNDIQRGETPRIVVTAAASADAAWQALRDPATIRQWHGWETAELETEIDSIYFTDVVEEADRRTLVANGGDRFEIRPEGDGVRITLTRAPLSGNPDWDAYYDDVTEGWRSFLHQLRFALERRPGMRRRTLFFADRGTYSGTVIERLGLDAVAGQPVGSRYAATIAGEDVAGEVWFRSANQLGLTVDAWGEGLLVIAGTAPSDADPAGTSMAILSTYGLDDTDFGQLEARWSGWWADH, encoded by the coding sequence ATGAATGACATCCAGCGCGGCGAGACGCCGCGGATCGTGGTCACAGCGGCGGCCTCTGCCGATGCCGCGTGGCAGGCGCTGCGGGACCCGGCCACCATCCGGCAGTGGCACGGCTGGGAGACCGCCGAGCTCGAGACCGAGATCGACTCGATCTACTTCACCGACGTCGTCGAGGAGGCTGACCGGCGCACCCTGGTCGCCAACGGCGGCGACAGGTTCGAGATCCGGCCGGAGGGTGACGGCGTCCGGATCACCCTCACTCGCGCGCCACTGTCCGGCAACCCGGACTGGGACGCCTACTACGACGACGTCACCGAGGGCTGGAGGTCGTTCCTGCATCAGCTCCGGTTCGCGCTCGAGCGCCGGCCCGGGATGAGACGCCGAACGCTGTTCTTCGCCGACCGTGGCACCTACTCGGGCACCGTCATCGAACGGCTCGGCCTCGACGCGGTCGCCGGCCAGCCGGTGGGCAGCCGCTATGCGGCGACGATCGCCGGCGAGGACGTGGCCGGCGAGGTGTGGTTCCGTTCGGCGAACCAGCTGGGCTTGACGGTCGACGCCTGGGGCGAGGGCCTGCTGGTGATCGCCGGCACGGCGCCGTCGGATGCCGACCCGGCCGGTACGTCGATGGCCATCCTCAGCACGTACGGCCTCGACGACACCGACTTCGGGCAGCTCGAGGCGAGATGGTCCGGCTGGTGGGCCGACCACTAG
- a CDS encoding alpha/beta fold hydrolase, protein MTPRITAVELAGDPSKPILVVGPSLGTSVTALWSATAELLGDSFHVIGWELPGHGHGSPTTDAFSMADLAAGVLASVDTVLADRGERHGTFAYAGDSVGGAVGLQLLLDAPTRVSAAVLTNTGAKIGEPEGWNDRAETVRSAGTASQIAGSTQRWFASGFLEREPARGGALLHSLRDADAESYALVCGALAAYDVRGRLAEIAAPVLTVAGVEDAPTPPASLEEIAVGVRNGRLVSLDGVGHLAPAEAPNTVATLITSHVTAADPAYAAGMNVRRQVLGDPHVDRATAAITDVTRDYQDLITRYAWGTIWTRPGLARRDRSIAVLTALVAGRHFEELEFHLRAALTNGLTREEIIEVLLQTSVYVGVPAANSAFAVANRVLND, encoded by the coding sequence ATGACGCCGAGGATCACCGCTGTCGAGCTGGCCGGCGACCCGAGCAAGCCGATCCTGGTCGTCGGCCCGTCCCTGGGCACCTCGGTGACCGCGCTCTGGTCGGCCACCGCCGAGCTGCTGGGGGACAGCTTCCACGTCATCGGGTGGGAGCTCCCGGGGCACGGCCACGGCTCGCCGACCACCGACGCGTTCTCGATGGCTGACCTCGCGGCCGGCGTCCTGGCCAGCGTCGACACGGTCCTCGCCGACCGCGGCGAGCGCCACGGCACGTTCGCCTACGCCGGCGACTCGGTCGGCGGGGCCGTCGGCCTCCAGCTGCTGCTCGACGCGCCCACCCGGGTGAGTGCCGCGGTGCTCACCAACACCGGCGCCAAGATCGGCGAGCCCGAGGGCTGGAACGACCGCGCCGAGACCGTACGCTCCGCCGGCACCGCGTCCCAGATCGCCGGCTCCACCCAGCGCTGGTTCGCCTCCGGCTTCCTCGAGCGGGAGCCGGCCCGCGGCGGCGCCCTGCTCCACTCGCTGCGCGACGCCGATGCGGAGAGCTATGCGCTGGTCTGTGGGGCGCTGGCGGCGTACGACGTCCGCGGGCGGCTCGCCGAGATCGCCGCACCGGTCCTGACGGTCGCGGGAGTCGAGGACGCCCCGACTCCGCCGGCCTCGCTCGAGGAGATCGCGGTCGGGGTGCGGAACGGTCGACTCGTCTCGCTCGACGGCGTCGGTCACCTCGCGCCCGCGGAGGCACCGAACACCGTCGCCACCCTGATCACGTCCCACGTGACCGCGGCGGACCCGGCCTATGCGGCAGGGATGAACGTACGCCGCCAGGTGCTCGGCGACCCGCACGTCGACCGGGCCACCGCCGCGATCACCGACGTCACCCGCGACTACCAGGACCTCATCACCCGCTACGCCTGGGGCACGATCTGGACCCGCCCCGGCCTGGCCCGTCGCGACCGCTCGATCGCCGTGCTCACCGCTCTGGTCGCCGGACGGCACTTCGAGGAGCTCGAGTTCCACCTGCGCGCCGCGCTCACCAACGGGCTGACCCGCGAGGAGATCATCGAGGTGCTCCTGCAGACCTCGGTCTACGTCGGCGTACCCGCCGCCAACAGCGCCTTCGCCGTCGCCAACCGGGTCCTGAACGACTGA
- the pcaH gene encoding protocatechuate 3,4-dioxygenase subunit beta, with protein sequence MTAPTKKQPVETQADLSAEIAELEKLSIEADAAGQARGDEPSRQPLLDYPPYRSSILRHPTKDPRHADPETIELWSPCFGHSDVDPLEADLTIAGSNEPIGERITVSGRVLDGEGRPVRNQLVEIWQANSAGRYIHKHEQHPAPLDPNFTGVGRCLTDDEGRYRFQTIKPGPYPWGNHINAWRPAHIHFSLFGRAFTQRLITQMYFPSDPLFALDPIYQSITSQQARDALVATYDHDLSTPGYSMGYSWDIVLTGPSRTWTEPEEGDL encoded by the coding sequence GTGACAGCGCCCACCAAGAAACAGCCAGTCGAGACCCAGGCGGACCTCTCGGCCGAGATCGCCGAGCTCGAGAAGCTCAGCATCGAGGCGGACGCAGCGGGTCAAGCCCGGGGAGACGAACCCAGCCGTCAGCCTCTGCTGGACTACCCGCCCTACCGCTCCAGCATCCTGCGCCACCCGACGAAGGACCCGCGCCACGCGGACCCGGAGACCATCGAGCTGTGGTCGCCGTGCTTCGGGCACTCCGACGTCGACCCGCTCGAGGCCGACCTGACCATCGCCGGCAGCAACGAGCCGATCGGCGAGCGGATCACGGTCAGCGGGCGGGTGCTCGACGGCGAGGGGCGTCCCGTGCGCAACCAGCTCGTCGAGATCTGGCAGGCCAACTCCGCCGGCCGCTACATCCACAAGCACGAGCAGCACCCGGCACCGCTCGACCCCAACTTCACCGGCGTCGGCCGTTGCCTCACCGACGACGAGGGACGCTACCGCTTCCAGACGATCAAGCCCGGACCGTACCCGTGGGGCAACCACATCAACGCCTGGCGTCCGGCGCACATCCACTTCTCGCTCTTCGGGCGGGCGTTCACGCAGCGACTGATCACGCAGATGTACTTCCCCAGCGACCCGCTCTTCGCGCTCGACCCGATCTACCAGTCGATCACCTCGCAGCAGGCGCGAGACGCGCTGGTGGCGACGTACGACCATGACCTCTCCACCCCGGGATACTCGATGGGCTACAGCTGGGACATCGTCCTGACCGGCCCGAGCCGCACCTGGACCGAGCCCGAGGAGGGCGACCTGTGA
- a CDS encoding lyase family protein — MSLLWPGEERAGDLFSEAAYLAAMVRVEEAWLAAIASAGIAPGEARTPLAGLVSEDDVQELSEGAEAGGNPVIGLVKLLRGRLEGESARWLHKGLTSQDVVDTAIVLCLADVLDRVEDELAAQAASLVGLAREHRATVMAGRTLTQHAVPITFGLKAATWLSGLTDAAEALRRARTSLPAQIGGAAGTLAAVVGLARLRGLDDPVAAAETAAATTATTLGLTPRAPWHTNRAPLTAAADALVTAAGAWGRIAGDITLLTRPEIGELTEPAGEGRGGSSTMPHKSNPVLSVLVRRHALAAPPLAATLHTAAASYVDERPDGAWHVEWETLATLARRSVVAASQTTELLGGLRVDAARMRATAEAAGADLLAEQRSLTGFVGGGVLTGSEAAARLEDYLGATDTLIDATVARAHETWKDLK; from the coding sequence ATGTCGCTGCTGTGGCCAGGCGAGGAGCGCGCCGGGGATCTCTTCTCCGAGGCGGCCTACCTCGCTGCGATGGTGCGGGTCGAGGAGGCCTGGCTGGCCGCGATCGCCTCTGCGGGGATAGCCCCGGGAGAAGCGCGTACGCCGCTGGCCGGCCTCGTCTCTGAAGATGACGTCCAGGAGCTGTCTGAGGGTGCCGAGGCCGGGGGCAACCCGGTCATCGGCCTCGTGAAGCTCCTGCGCGGCCGCCTCGAGGGCGAGTCCGCGCGGTGGCTCCACAAGGGGCTGACCAGCCAGGACGTGGTGGACACCGCGATCGTGCTCTGCCTGGCCGATGTGCTCGACCGGGTCGAGGACGAGCTCGCGGCGCAAGCCGCCTCCCTGGTCGGCCTCGCCCGGGAGCACCGCGCCACCGTGATGGCCGGCCGCACCCTGACCCAGCACGCGGTGCCGATCACCTTCGGGCTCAAGGCGGCGACCTGGCTCTCCGGGCTGACCGACGCCGCCGAGGCTCTCCGACGCGCGCGGACGTCGTTGCCCGCCCAGATCGGTGGTGCCGCCGGGACGCTGGCGGCAGTCGTCGGGCTGGCCCGGCTCCGTGGTCTCGACGACCCCGTGGCCGCCGCCGAGACCGCTGCCGCCACCACGGCGACCACCCTCGGGCTGACCCCGCGGGCCCCGTGGCACACCAACCGCGCACCGTTGACCGCGGCCGCCGACGCGCTGGTCACCGCCGCCGGCGCCTGGGGCCGGATCGCCGGCGACATCACCCTGCTCACCCGTCCGGAGATCGGCGAGCTCACCGAGCCGGCCGGCGAAGGACGCGGCGGCTCCTCGACGATGCCGCACAAGTCCAACCCGGTGCTCTCGGTCCTCGTCCGCCGCCACGCGCTCGCCGCTCCCCCACTGGCTGCGACGCTCCACACCGCCGCGGCGAGCTATGTCGACGAGCGCCCCGACGGCGCCTGGCACGTCGAGTGGGAGACCCTGGCGACCCTCGCGCGCCGCAGCGTCGTCGCCGCCTCGCAGACCACCGAGCTCCTCGGCGGGCTGCGCGTCGACGCCGCCCGGATGCGTGCCACCGCCGAGGCCGCGGGTGCGGACCTGCTGGCCGAGCAGCGGTCGCTGACCGGGTTCGTGGGTGGCGGCGTACTCACCGGGTCGGAGGCTGCTGCCCGGCTAGAGGACTACCTCGGCGCCACTGACACTCTTATCGACGCCACCGTCGCCCGTGCCCACGAAACCTGGAAGGACCTGAAATGA